A section of the Thermodesulfobacteriota bacterium genome encodes:
- a CDS encoding GNA1162 family protein: MKIPVIILTFALLLFGCVHISSELLPETQFDKTSQIAILPFVCNDVNIGTIIPYSMTQELLKSNIKVVERTYLQSILREQGLDLTGALQKVSLEKIGKLADCDYLIVGSVETYKLWYGFFPATVSCKMIDIKTGSITWTGSFYQNIMSLDRLVAAEIGKRLAKELVNKVYKPETSH, translated from the coding sequence ATGAAGATACCAGTAATTATCCTTACATTTGCATTACTATTGTTTGGGTGTGTTCATATTTCCAGTGAACTTTTACCTGAAACACAATTTGATAAAACTTCTCAAATAGCTATTTTGCCATTTGTTTGTAATGACGTGAATATTGGAACGATTATCCCTTATTCTATGACCCAAGAACTTTTAAAATCCAACATAAAAGTAGTAGAAAGGACTTATTTACAAAGCATATTGAGAGAGCAAGGATTGGATTTAACTGGTGCTTTACAAAAGGTGTCGTTAGAAAAAATAGGCAAACTAGCAGACTGTGATTATTTAATAGTCGGTTCTGTCGAAACATATAAACTTTGGTATGGATTTTTCCCTGCGACTGTATCGTGTAAAATGATTGATATAAAGACTGGTTCTATAACATGGACAGGTAGCTTTTATCAAAACATTATGTCTTTGGATCGTTTAGTTGCCGCGGAGATAGGTAAAAGGCTAGCTAAGGAATTGGTAAATAAGGTCTATAAACCCGAAACGTCTCACTAG
- a CDS encoding cobalamin-dependent protein (Presence of a B(12) (cobalamin)-binding domain implies dependence on cobalamin itself, in one of its several forms, or in some unusual lineages, dependence on a cobalamin-like analog.) has translation MIMKILLGKWAMDAHDRGVKTIAHTLRDAGFEVVFTRFEFPSEAVRAAEEEDVDIIGISCSMGEHSYFASEILRLMGDRKMKGIPLIFGGVISPNDSRELLCLGVKAVFGPGTSLQEVSKHIHDMKVYVEKERQSHSS, from the coding sequence ATGATTATGAAAATCCTACTGGGAAAGTGGGCTATGGACGCCCATGATAGAGGAGTGAAAACAATTGCACATACTCTTCGAGATGCAGGTTTCGAAGTTGTTTTTACCCGTTTTGAATTCCCTTCAGAGGCAGTAAGGGCAGCAGAGGAGGAGGATGTTGATATCATAGGTATCAGTTGTTCTATGGGAGAACACAGTTATTTTGCTTCGGAGATCCTCAGGCTAATGGGTGATAGAAAAATGAAGGGGATTCCCTTGATTTTTGGAGGAGTCATCTCGCCGAATGATTCAAGAGAGTTGCTCTGCCTTGGGGTTAAGGCTGTTTTTGGTCCTGGCACATCGCTTCAAGAGGTCTCAAAACATATTCACGACATGAAGGTTTACGTGGAAAAAGAGCGCCAGTCCCATAGTTCATGA
- a CDS encoding ABC transporter substrate-binding protein, which translates to MAGVIFTRRCTMLKKLITSIYKTFMLFFVIGFLVFVFTRLGYTEEGRGVTNDTVKIGLIADQTGVGAPVGIPLKEATRIYFRHINDTGGINGRKVMIILEDDHYTIPGSFAAFKKLLFKDVVLSILYCGGTGQTLALAREIEKYKVPVIPISLAETMTTPLKRYIFNASASYDDGIKIIIDYIMKDMKAENPKIAIVYPDVEIGKTGLRAAEKYLPKYNMELSDKIVVALGAIDATSQVLNLKKSKPDYIILHNAVAGAISFLKDAKKYDLKTKIIGSIYVSEEAIVEAAGSASKDVIAVSPFGYWYDDTPGMSQLRKITKKYEPETKMKTRSYIQGWVTSMICAEGMNRAGRGLTPDTLVDAYETFENFSTGDISNPVSYSKNNHKGGEAYKFYKADVEKQTWTPISGFRKPAFK; encoded by the coding sequence TTGGCTGGAGTTATATTTACTAGGAGGTGTACGATGCTAAAGAAATTAATTACGAGCATTTATAAAACCTTTATGCTGTTTTTTGTTATTGGCTTTCTGGTATTTGTATTTACAAGGCTTGGCTACACAGAAGAGGGTAGAGGTGTAACCAATGACACTGTAAAGATCGGATTAATTGCTGATCAAACAGGCGTTGGAGCTCCTGTAGGGATCCCCCTAAAGGAAGCAACAAGGATATATTTTAGGCATATCAATGATACAGGAGGAATAAATGGAAGGAAAGTAATGATTATCCTGGAAGATGACCATTATACAATTCCTGGTTCATTTGCTGCTTTCAAAAAACTTCTCTTTAAAGATGTGGTTTTATCTATCCTTTATTGTGGAGGGACAGGTCAGACTCTAGCCCTTGCAAGGGAGATTGAGAAATATAAGGTCCCTGTGATACCAATAAGTCTTGCAGAGACTATGACAACTCCCTTAAAACGATATATCTTCAATGCTTCGGCCAGTTATGATGATGGCATAAAAATTATCATAGATTATATTATGAAAGATATGAAAGCAGAAAACCCGAAAATAGCCATAGTTTATCCAGACGTTGAGATAGGCAAAACCGGATTAAGGGCCGCTGAAAAATACCTTCCAAAATACAACATGGAATTAAGCGATAAAATAGTTGTTGCCCTTGGTGCTATCGATGCAACCTCTCAAGTGTTGAATTTAAAGAAATCGAAGCCAGATTACATAATTCTTCATAACGCTGTAGCTGGCGCTATTTCCTTTTTGAAAGACGCAAAAAAATATGATTTGAAAACTAAGATTATTGGGTCTATATATGTTAGTGAAGAGGCCATAGTAGAAGCTGCAGGTAGTGCATCAAAGGACGTTATTGCGGTTAGCCCCTTTGGTTATTGGTATGATGATACACCCGGAATGAGTCAACTGAGAAAAATTACTAAGAAGTATGAGCCCGAGACGAAGATGAAGACCAGAAGTTACATCCAGGGTTGGGTGACTTCGATGATCTGTGCTGAAGGAATGAACAGAGCAGGTCGAGGTTTAACGCCTGACACACTTGTAGATGCCTATGAGACCTTTGAAAACTTTAGCACTGGTGATATCTCAAATCCTGTTAGCTATAGTAAAAATAATCATAAAGGCGGAGAGGCTTACAAGTTCTATAAGGCCGATGTCGAAAAACAGACATGGACACCCATTTCTGGCTTCAGAAAACCAGCCTTCAAATGA
- a CDS encoding methylmalonyl-CoA mutase family protein yields MFSEKTIDKAKECGEEWRREYERYYKGRKLSLFTDSGIEIKPVYIPGDVEETHAEQLTMPGVYPYTRGTYPLMYQFSMWTTQQGLGYGTPERARERYDLLRRQGLDAHEGMVPQYFIAPDAVVQEGYDPDNPAAKGQVGLVGSNWSNTRDMEVLFHDLPLDKTGVVYATYDTSLPTLAMYQVTAENMGFPAHKLRGHTVANFYRQTCWDLRSFLPENSLKVASEYIKYCTQNIPMWSPISFQGYGFQESGATPVQELAFMVATAIAFTEATLQLGIHADEFVNRYGFHFAIDDDFFEAIAKMRAFRRMWARITKERWGCRKPQSYKAIIQAETAGTSLTAQQPLNNIVRAGIQTLAAALGGATSIWTTHYDEALSIPTEESATLCLRTQQIIYEETNVAKVVDPLGGSYYLEWLTDRVEEEATKLIQRIEEMGYVNCWKDGWIRRELERSAFEWRQKIESGEKIKVGVNKYQIKEEMEINLHKPDLKAEAIMVERVKKFRKERDSKKTEAALAELKKVAMDVRDNWPKANAELMPYLVEAVRANATLEESMGVLKETFGWSYIY; encoded by the coding sequence ATGTTCTCCGAGAAGACCATAGATAAAGCAAAAGAATGCGGGGAAGAGTGGAGGAGAGAATATGAAAGGTATTACAAAGGCAGAAAACTCTCATTATTTACAGATTCCGGCATTGAGATAAAACCTGTATATATACCCGGAGATGTTGAGGAAACTCATGCCGAGCAGCTCACGATGCCCGGGGTTTATCCTTATACCAGGGGAACTTATCCTCTTATGTATCAGTTTTCTATGTGGACAACACAGCAGGGTTTGGGATACGGTACCCCTGAAAGGGCCCGTGAAAGGTACGACCTACTGAGAAGGCAAGGTCTTGACGCCCATGAGGGCATGGTTCCCCAATACTTTATTGCTCCTGATGCAGTTGTTCAGGAGGGCTATGACCCGGACAATCCTGCTGCCAAAGGGCAGGTTGGTCTTGTAGGAAGCAATTGGAGCAATACAAGGGACATGGAGGTACTCTTTCATGATCTTCCCCTGGATAAGACCGGGGTTGTATATGCAACGTATGATACATCTCTTCCAACACTAGCAATGTATCAGGTTACTGCTGAAAATATGGGGTTTCCTGCCCACAAGCTGCGTGGACATACTGTTGCCAACTTTTACAGACAAACCTGTTGGGACCTGCGTTCATTCTTGCCTGAGAATTCATTGAAGGTAGCCTCGGAGTATATAAAGTACTGCACTCAAAACATACCAATGTGGAGTCCTATTTCATTTCAGGGCTATGGTTTTCAGGAATCAGGGGCTACCCCTGTCCAGGAACTGGCTTTTATGGTAGCGACGGCAATAGCTTTTACAGAGGCAACGTTACAGTTGGGCATTCACGCAGATGAATTTGTCAACAGATATGGTTTTCATTTTGCAATAGATGATGATTTCTTTGAAGCAATAGCGAAGATGAGGGCTTTTAGAAGGATGTGGGCTCGAATTACGAAGGAGAGGTGGGGTTGCAGAAAACCTCAGTCTTATAAAGCCATCATTCAGGCGGAAACCGCAGGTACTTCCTTGACCGCCCAGCAGCCACTTAACAATATTGTCCGGGCAGGGATTCAGACTCTTGCCGCTGCATTGGGGGGTGCCACATCAATCTGGACTACCCATTATGATGAGGCATTATCGATACCTACAGAGGAATCAGCTACTCTCTGTTTGAGAACGCAGCAGATTATATACGAGGAGACAAACGTTGCAAAGGTTGTTGATCCTCTTGGGGGTTCCTATTATTTGGAGTGGTTGACCGACAGGGTAGAAGAAGAAGCCACAAAGCTCATACAGAGGATTGAGGAAATGGGATACGTCAATTGCTGGAAAGATGGCTGGATTCGTCGAGAGTTGGAGAGGTCTGCCTTTGAGTGGAGGCAGAAGATCGAGTCCGGGGAGAAGATAAAGGTCGGGGTGAACAAGTACCAGATTAAGGAGGAAATGGAGATAAACCTTCACAAGCCTGATCTTAAAGCAGAGGCAATAATGGTAGAGCGTGTGAAGAAGTTTCGTAAGGAGAGAGATTCTAAGAAGACAGAAGCCGCCCTGGCAGAGTTAAAAAAGGTGGCTATGGATGTGAGAGACAATTGGCCGAAGGCTAATGCAGAACTGATGCCATATCTTGTTGAGGCTGTGAGGGCAAACGCCACGTTAGAAGAATCCATGGGGGTATTAAAGGAAACCTTTGGCTGGAGTTATATTTACTAG
- a CDS encoding PAS domain S-box protein produces the protein MNPLKDEAGNPSGIIGLAMDATEQRQAEDAMRIKDNAVASAINAIIFCTLNGQITYVNESFIRMWGYNNEKEALGRHHLELWDRKKKPLKVVEATLSKGSWIGELKGKRRDGSLFDVLLSSSLVRNKAGKAICVMGSLLDVTENKKAERMLKQREADLQIKTKSLEEANTALKVLLKRREEDKTEIEEKMLANVKELVAPFLDKLKSTKLDRRQLVYIDILESNLKNIISPFSRKLSSTYLNLTPTEIQVANLVKQGKTAKEIAELMNVSTWTIDAHRKNVRAKIGINNKKANLRSYLLSLS, from the coding sequence ATGAACCCCTTAAAAGACGAGGCGGGAAATCCCTCAGGAATTATAGGACTTGCAATGGACGCTACCGAGCAAAGGCAGGCAGAAGATGCGATGAGGATAAAGGATAATGCCGTAGCATCGGCCATAAATGCGATTATTTTCTGTACTCTTAATGGGCAAATTACATACGTAAATGAATCTTTTATAAGAATGTGGGGATATAATAATGAAAAGGAGGCATTGGGAAGGCATCATTTAGAACTGTGGGATAGGAAAAAGAAGCCTTTGAAGGTGGTAGAAGCTACGTTGTCCAAAGGGAGCTGGATAGGAGAGCTTAAAGGCAAAAGAAGAGACGGTTCCCTATTCGATGTTCTGCTTTCGTCAAGCTTGGTTCGAAATAAGGCGGGTAAAGCGATATGTGTGATGGGTTCACTTTTAGATGTAACTGAAAACAAGAAAGCAGAAAGAATGTTGAAACAAAGAGAGGCAGATTTACAGATTAAGACTAAGAGTCTTGAGGAAGCGAATACTGCTTTAAAAGTCTTGCTGAAAAGAAGAGAAGAAGACAAAACGGAGATTGAGGAAAAAATGTTGGCCAATGTGAAAGAACTGGTAGCTCCCTTTTTGGATAAGTTGAAGAGTACCAAGTTGGATCGCAGGCAACTGGTATACATAGATATCCTTGAATCAAATCTCAAAAATATCATTTCACCATTTTCTCGGAAGTTATCGTCTACATATTTAAACCTTACCCCAACAGAAATTCAAGTAGCGAACCTTGTGAAACAAGGAAAGACTGCGAAAGAAATAGCAGAATTGATGAATGTATCTACATGGACAATTGATGCCCACAGAAAAAATGTAAGAGCGAAGATTGGAATAAACAACAAAAAAGCGAACCTTAGATCCTACCTGTTATCTCTATCATAA
- a CDS encoding ABC transporter substrate-binding protein: MKRRLFVAIGLLGSIFFITDSLSHAKDIRGVTDTLIKIGSIGDHTGPTANFTVPVVEASKNYFRYINDQGGIHGRKLQLIAEDSRYSIPTSIAAFKKLLFKDQVLALLGPVSTGEAKVLFRHIEKNKIPALPYAADRSVMEPYKKYVFPNSGLYDDEWGVVFGYIFNELKPQNPKISICYLDAESGKVAMRGAEEWAKFFHVKLQTEVIPTNSIDFTSQVLSMKRAGITHALVFHVGPVAAALLKGLKSYDFDIPVFGISASTTEDLITISGEQAKNYTGTAQYNSWYEETPGTKKMREISMKYNQDVFKSYGVRSYSVGWTRSLILCEGIKRAGKDLNVETLVSALETLKGFDTQGLCGLINYTPTIHHTLRYSKLFKANPLTGRFVAITDWRLPPSTK; the protein is encoded by the coding sequence ATGAAAAGAAGGTTATTTGTGGCAATCGGATTGTTAGGCAGTATTTTTTTCATTACTGATTCACTCAGTCATGCAAAGGATATTAGGGGAGTAACGGATACCTTAATAAAAATAGGGTCAATAGGCGATCACACAGGGCCTACTGCGAATTTCACAGTTCCGGTTGTCGAAGCCAGCAAAAACTATTTTAGATACATAAACGATCAAGGGGGCATACACGGACGGAAGTTACAATTAATTGCAGAGGATTCCCGTTACTCCATTCCTACATCGATAGCTGCCTTTAAGAAGTTGTTATTTAAAGATCAAGTGCTGGCACTTTTAGGTCCTGTCTCTACCGGTGAGGCCAAGGTTCTGTTTCGACATATTGAGAAGAACAAGATTCCTGCGTTACCATATGCAGCTGATAGGTCCGTTATGGAACCGTACAAGAAGTACGTATTTCCCAACAGCGGCCTGTATGATGACGAATGGGGTGTAGTCTTCGGTTATATTTTTAACGAGTTGAAGCCCCAGAACCCAAAGATTTCTATCTGCTATTTAGATGCTGAATCGGGAAAAGTTGCCATGAGAGGAGCCGAAGAGTGGGCAAAGTTTTTTCACGTAAAGCTTCAGACAGAAGTAATTCCTACGAACTCCATTGATTTTACCTCTCAGGTTCTTTCAATGAAGAGAGCGGGAATAACTCACGCCTTAGTATTTCACGTTGGACCAGTAGCAGCCGCCCTGCTTAAAGGGTTAAAGAGCTATGATTTCGATATACCCGTCTTTGGAATCAGTGCTTCGACTACCGAGGATCTTATTACGATAAGTGGCGAGCAAGCAAAGAATTATACAGGTACCGCTCAATACAACTCATGGTATGAAGAAACTCCCGGAACGAAAAAGATGAGAGAGATAAGCATGAAGTATAATCAAGATGTTTTCAAGTCTTATGGAGTCAGAAGTTATTCTGTTGGGTGGACCAGGTCTCTTATTCTCTGCGAAGGGATTAAAAGAGCGGGGAAGGATTTAAATGTTGAAACATTGGTAAGTGCATTGGAAACACTAAAAGGCTTTGACACACAGGGCTTATGCGGGCTAATAAATTATACTCCAACGATACATCACACATTGCGTTACAGTAAGCTTTTTAAGGCTAACCCTCTAACTGGTAGATTCGTTGCTATTACGGATTGGAGGTTGCCACCGTCAACAAAATGA
- a CDS encoding nitronate monooxygenase, producing the protein MIHTAICDLLKIKYPIILGGMGWVGTPEFAATVSNAGGLGILASGTVPLEELRGSIQKIRDLTDKPFGVNLVMWEFMLQGKLEIVCEEQVPVITTGVSDPQKVFPLASQHGVKILPVVPSVRHALRLEAEGASAIIASGCEGGGHVGGIATLPLVPQVVDAVKVPVIAAGGFGDARGFVAALAMGACGIQMGTRFMVAEESPCHPNLKDFIIRASIEDTVVTGQVTGTPMRAIRNRFTDEWLDKESMGISGDDIRKFGMGKIRKGLIEGDMVNGSIPGGQVAGMIKKSQSVKEIIEEIVFGAEEIISRLKQLVS; encoded by the coding sequence ATGATCCATACAGCTATCTGTGATCTTCTCAAAATTAAATATCCCATTATCCTCGGCGGGATGGGATGGGTAGGTACTCCGGAATTCGCTGCAACGGTATCGAATGCTGGAGGATTGGGGATTTTGGCAAGCGGTACTGTACCACTGGAAGAACTTAGAGGGTCAATCCAAAAGATTAGAGACCTGACAGATAAACCATTTGGAGTAAATTTAGTTATGTGGGAGTTTATGTTACAGGGCAAGCTCGAGATAGTGTGTGAAGAACAGGTACCGGTAATAACGACTGGCGTTTCAGATCCCCAGAAAGTTTTCCCGTTGGCTTCACAGCACGGGGTAAAGATCCTTCCCGTCGTTCCCTCAGTGAGACATGCCCTGAGGTTAGAGGCAGAAGGGGCGTCCGCAATCATAGCTTCTGGCTGTGAGGGCGGAGGTCATGTGGGGGGAATCGCAACACTTCCACTGGTGCCCCAGGTAGTAGATGCAGTGAAGGTACCGGTGATCGCAGCAGGTGGTTTTGGAGACGCCAGAGGATTTGTCGCCGCTCTCGCAATGGGTGCATGTGGGATTCAGATGGGAACCCGTTTCATGGTGGCGGAGGAATCCCCCTGTCATCCTAATCTCAAGGATTTTATCATCAGAGCTTCCATAGAAGATACTGTTGTGACAGGACAAGTCACAGGCACTCCCATGAGAGCGATTAGAAACCGTTTCACGGATGAATGGCTTGACAAAGAGAGTATGGGAATTTCCGGAGATGATATAAGAAAATTTGGAATGGGCAAAATCAGAAAAGGGCTTATCGAAGGAGATATGGTTAACGGGTCAATTCCGGGTGGGCAGGTTGCAGGGATGATAAAGAAGTCTCAAAGTGTCAAGGAGATAATAGAAGAGATCGTATTTGGTGCCGAAGAGATCATTTCCAGGTTAAAACAGCTCGTAAGCTAG